One Syngnathus acus chromosome 13, fSynAcu1.2, whole genome shotgun sequence genomic window carries:
- the LOC119132214 gene encoding CD166 antigen homolog A-like isoform X1 — MHLLSVGSLGSLVFLFATVLRQASSLETVVGMYGQTLEIPCNKGAVKAEDVLMTKWKYNKGDGHGGDLLVRTKTESVSIIATDEYKGRINMAANSSLLLSNAKLSDQRTFTCMVVLSLDIYEYPVNVVVYKAPAGVEISDKAPELEIGKPTKLATCVAKDANPAANVTWLKDNKPLVDGVKGVSIRGSVQVDPVTGLSSTSSTLEYSATKEDADAQFSCSARHQVGKELMSSELTFTITYSTENIILQVIAPEPLLEGDNVTLKCVADGNPAPTSFNFHLKGDVIPVKNTNTYTLAHVSRDTTGEYQCSLIDNPAMMASKDVTVNYLDINLSPTGNVIKTAGEALELSFQIDSSGESKVSWTKDNVKLDKEPKFNKLKYSDSGLYEGEVEMGALRRKVSFDLVVEGAPVIKQLSKHRSEDGQHKVLICEAEGSPKPSVSWSINGTSHDESPFVNGKVTHKITVVPTVNLTVSCTVSNEFGEDTRDINVSSLFEEVRVDKRDQSDDADQTKLVVGVVVGLLIAAMVIGLAYGIYQKKSKQGSWKTGEKENGSSEEERKLEEKVEENSQKAEV, encoded by the exons CAAGCAGCCTGGAGACGGTGGTGGGCATGTACGGCCAAACGTTGGAGATTCCGTGCAACAAAGGAGCCGTGAAAGCGGAAGATGTTCTGATGACAAAGTGGAAATAT AATAAAGGGGATGGACACGGAGGAGACCTGCTGGTCAGAACGAAAACCGAAAGCGTCTCCATTATCGCCACGGATGAATACAAGGGCCGCATCAACATGGCCGCCAACTCCAGTCTGCTACTGTCTAACGCCAAGCTGAGTGACCAGCGCACTTTTACCTGCATGGTGGTGCTCAGCTTAGATATCTACGAGTACCCGGTCAACGTGGTTGTCTACA AGGCGCCCGCAGGAGTGGAGATTTCTGACAAGGCACCAGAGCTGGAGATCGGCAAACCTACcaag CTGGCCACTTGTGTCGCAAAAGACGCCAACCCGGCAGCCAACGTCACATGGCTGAAGGACAACAAACCTCTGGTGGATGGCGTCAAAG GCGTTTCCATCCGAGGCTCGGTGCAGGTTGACCCCGTGACCGGCCTGTCCAGCACCTCGTCCACGCTGGAGTACTCGGCTACCAAAGAGGACGCCGACGCACAGTTCTCGTGCAGCGCTCGGCACCAAGTTGGCAAGGAGTTGATGTCATCCGAGCTCACTTTCACCATCACAT ACTCCACGGAGAACATCATCCTTCAAGTGATTGCCCCAGAACCTCTGCTGGAAGGCGACAACGTGACCCTCAAATGCGTAGCGGATGGCAACCCGGCGCCGACCAGCTTTAACTTCCACCTGAAG ggcGATGTCATCCcggtgaaaaatacaaatacatacaCCCTCGCTCATGTCTCCCGTGACACCACCGGTGAATACCAATGCTCCCTAATTGACAACCCCGCCATGATGGCTTCCAAGGACGTCACAGTCAATT ACCTAGACATCAATTTAAGCCCCACTGGGAACGTCATCAAGACAGCCGGGGAGGCCTTGGAGCTGTCTTTTCAGATCGACTCTTCGGGCGAATCAAAAGTCTCCTGGaccaag GACAATGTCAAGCTGGACAAAGAGCCCAAGTTTAACAAGCTGAAGTACTCCGATTCTGGCCTCTATGAGGGTGAGGTGGAGATGGGGGCACTCCGCAGGAAGGTTTCTTTTGACCTGGTTGTTGAAG GCGCTCCAGTGATCAAACAGCTGTCCAAACACCGTAGTGAAGATGGTCAACATAAAGTCTTGATTTGTGAGGCCGAGGGCTCTCCAAAGCCATCTGTTTCCTGGAGCATCAATGGCACCTCg caTGATGAAAGTCCCTTCGTCAATGGCAAGGTCACGCACAAAATCACGGTGGTGCCCACTGTCAACCTGACCGTCTCCTGCACCGTGTCCAACGAATTTGGCGAGGACACGCGGGACATCAATGTGTCGTCTC TATTTGAGGAGGTGAGAGTGGATAAACGAG ACCAATCGGACGACGCCGATCAAACCAAGTTGGTGGTCGGGGTGGTGGTTGGACTTCTCATCGCCGCCATGGTCATTGGGCTGGCTTACGGGATCTACCAGAAGAAATCCAA ACAAGGCAGCTGGAAGACCGGCGAGAAGGAGAACGGCTCCTCCGAGGAAGAGAGAAAGCTGGAGGAGAAGGTGGAGGAGAACAGCCAAAAAGCCGAAGTGTAG
- the LOC119132214 gene encoding CD166 antigen homolog isoform X2 has protein sequence MHLLSVGSLGSLVFLFATVLRQASSLETVVGMYGQTLEIPCNKGAVKAEDVLMTKWKYNKGDGHGGDLLVRTKTESVSIIATDEYKGRINMAANSSLLLSNAKLSDQRTFTCMVVLSLDIYEYPVNVVVYKAPAGVEISDKAPELEIGKPTKLATCVAKDANPAANVTWLKDNKPLVDGVKGVSIRGSVQVDPVTGLSSTSSTLEYSATKEDADAQFSCSARHQVGKELMSSELTFTITYSTENIILQVIAPEPLLEGDNVTLKCVADGNPAPTSFNFHLKGDVIPVKNTNTYTLAHVSRDTTGEYQCSLIDNPAMMASKDVTVNYLDINLSPTGNVIKTAGEALELSFQIDSSGESKVSWTKDNVKLDKEPKFNKLKYSDSGLYEGEVEMGALRRKVSFDLVVEGAPVIKQLSKHRSEDGQHKVLICEAEGSPKPSVSWSINGTSHDESPFVNGKVTHKITVVPTVNLTVSCTVSNEFGEDTRDINVSSHQSDDADQTKLVVGVVVGLLIAAMVIGLAYGIYQKKSKQGSWKTGEKENGSSEEERKLEEKVEENSQKAEV, from the exons CAAGCAGCCTGGAGACGGTGGTGGGCATGTACGGCCAAACGTTGGAGATTCCGTGCAACAAAGGAGCCGTGAAAGCGGAAGATGTTCTGATGACAAAGTGGAAATAT AATAAAGGGGATGGACACGGAGGAGACCTGCTGGTCAGAACGAAAACCGAAAGCGTCTCCATTATCGCCACGGATGAATACAAGGGCCGCATCAACATGGCCGCCAACTCCAGTCTGCTACTGTCTAACGCCAAGCTGAGTGACCAGCGCACTTTTACCTGCATGGTGGTGCTCAGCTTAGATATCTACGAGTACCCGGTCAACGTGGTTGTCTACA AGGCGCCCGCAGGAGTGGAGATTTCTGACAAGGCACCAGAGCTGGAGATCGGCAAACCTACcaag CTGGCCACTTGTGTCGCAAAAGACGCCAACCCGGCAGCCAACGTCACATGGCTGAAGGACAACAAACCTCTGGTGGATGGCGTCAAAG GCGTTTCCATCCGAGGCTCGGTGCAGGTTGACCCCGTGACCGGCCTGTCCAGCACCTCGTCCACGCTGGAGTACTCGGCTACCAAAGAGGACGCCGACGCACAGTTCTCGTGCAGCGCTCGGCACCAAGTTGGCAAGGAGTTGATGTCATCCGAGCTCACTTTCACCATCACAT ACTCCACGGAGAACATCATCCTTCAAGTGATTGCCCCAGAACCTCTGCTGGAAGGCGACAACGTGACCCTCAAATGCGTAGCGGATGGCAACCCGGCGCCGACCAGCTTTAACTTCCACCTGAAG ggcGATGTCATCCcggtgaaaaatacaaatacatacaCCCTCGCTCATGTCTCCCGTGACACCACCGGTGAATACCAATGCTCCCTAATTGACAACCCCGCCATGATGGCTTCCAAGGACGTCACAGTCAATT ACCTAGACATCAATTTAAGCCCCACTGGGAACGTCATCAAGACAGCCGGGGAGGCCTTGGAGCTGTCTTTTCAGATCGACTCTTCGGGCGAATCAAAAGTCTCCTGGaccaag GACAATGTCAAGCTGGACAAAGAGCCCAAGTTTAACAAGCTGAAGTACTCCGATTCTGGCCTCTATGAGGGTGAGGTGGAGATGGGGGCACTCCGCAGGAAGGTTTCTTTTGACCTGGTTGTTGAAG GCGCTCCAGTGATCAAACAGCTGTCCAAACACCGTAGTGAAGATGGTCAACATAAAGTCTTGATTTGTGAGGCCGAGGGCTCTCCAAAGCCATCTGTTTCCTGGAGCATCAATGGCACCTCg caTGATGAAAGTCCCTTCGTCAATGGCAAGGTCACGCACAAAATCACGGTGGTGCCCACTGTCAACCTGACCGTCTCCTGCACCGTGTCCAACGAATTTGGCGAGGACACGCGGGACATCAATGTGTCGTCTC ACCAATCGGACGACGCCGATCAAACCAAGTTGGTGGTCGGGGTGGTGGTTGGACTTCTCATCGCCGCCATGGTCATTGGGCTGGCTTACGGGATCTACCAGAAGAAATCCAA ACAAGGCAGCTGGAAGACCGGCGAGAAGGAGAACGGCTCCTCCGAGGAAGAGAGAAAGCTGGAGGAGAAGGTGGAGGAGAACAGCCAAAAAGCCGAAGTGTAG